The Leptospira terpstrae serovar Hualin str. LT 11-33 = ATCC 700639 genome includes a region encoding these proteins:
- the truA gene encoding tRNA pseudouridine(38-40) synthase TruA: MPNYALLVEYDGTHFYGWQKQKDIPTVQSAIESAISIILSRNPASRLSVAGRTDTGVHALGMVCNFKTEFPIPNFHKFLVSVNALTKRGVSVKNIVEVPMDFHSRFSCTGREYIYKIYYSKYESSFVEGRAYWEKHPVDWDYVENQLTNLIGEKDFRSLTKAKSMAGKRSIRNIFDIRLERLTSDWIQVRIRANGFMHNMVRITVGTLLDIGKGRWKSRSIGSILEEKNRSKAGITLPPDGLYFVRAYYEDYPEIHELYKIPLP; this comes from the coding sequence TTGCCCAACTACGCACTTCTCGTCGAATACGACGGTACTCATTTTTACGGTTGGCAGAAACAAAAAGATATTCCTACAGTTCAGTCTGCCATTGAATCAGCTATTTCCATAATCTTAAGCAGAAATCCCGCCTCACGTTTGTCAGTCGCAGGCAGAACAGATACTGGAGTTCATGCACTCGGTATGGTGTGTAATTTTAAAACAGAATTCCCCATTCCTAACTTTCACAAATTTTTAGTGTCAGTGAATGCTCTAACTAAACGAGGAGTATCCGTTAAAAATATAGTCGAAGTACCCATGGACTTCCACTCTAGGTTTAGTTGTACTGGCAGAGAGTATATCTACAAAATCTATTACAGTAAATATGAAAGTAGCTTTGTGGAAGGAAGGGCCTATTGGGAGAAACACCCTGTGGATTGGGATTATGTGGAAAACCAACTCACAAACTTGATTGGAGAAAAAGACTTTCGATCACTGACAAAAGCAAAGTCAATGGCAGGCAAACGCTCCATAAGAAATATATTTGACATTCGTTTGGAACGATTGACATCAGATTGGATCCAGGTTCGTATCCGTGCCAATGGATTTATGCACAATATGGTTCGTATTACAGTAGGAACTTTACTGGACATTGGGAAGGGACGTTGGAAATCTAGATCCATCGGCTCCATTTTGGAAGAGAAGAACCGTTCGAAAGCAGGGATTACCCTCCCGCCGGATGGACTCTATTTTGTCCGCGCATATTACGAAGATTATCCGGAAATTCATGAATTGTATAAAATCCCTCTTCCTTAG
- a CDS encoding DUF2225 domain-containing protein, with translation MSLAAAQSKKVSFRAKESTVCPICDENHQKEQMFQGGGRLIAGKLAQDLRRLYEKNRKFGRVSPLDYVMSVCPRCLYSSFPKDWNALNPADNEAIRMATDNRRSYIEKILGPLDFTGDRQIVLGAASYLLGMDCYQLRGASVAPTPKKAVCAIRAAWYFSDLHEEFPHIGYDKIRDLLYQKAAVIYGYTLELMQNGNEPVDQAAGMLGPDTDNNWGFDGVIYLNAYLTKKFKDQMAPKPDDQVLLLSRAKRTLARLYGSGKASKGKPGPIVEMTRELYDEYNAILEAMGGEK, from the coding sequence ATGTCCCTAGCCGCAGCCCAGTCCAAAAAAGTATCTTTTCGAGCCAAAGAGTCCACAGTCTGTCCTATTTGTGATGAAAATCACCAAAAGGAACAAATGTTCCAAGGGGGTGGACGACTCATCGCCGGAAAGTTGGCTCAGGATTTACGCCGTTTATACGAAAAAAATAGAAAATTCGGTCGTGTCAGTCCTCTGGATTATGTCATGTCCGTTTGCCCACGTTGTCTCTACTCCTCCTTTCCGAAAGATTGGAATGCACTGAACCCTGCGGACAACGAAGCCATACGTATGGCCACAGACAATCGCAGAAGTTACATAGAAAAAATTCTGGGACCTCTCGATTTTACAGGAGACCGCCAAATTGTGTTAGGTGCTGCTTCTTATCTACTGGGAATGGATTGTTACCAACTCCGCGGCGCCAGTGTCGCACCTACTCCCAAAAAAGCAGTCTGTGCCATTCGAGCTGCTTGGTATTTTTCAGACCTACATGAAGAATTCCCACATATTGGTTATGACAAAATCCGAGATTTACTCTACCAGAAAGCAGCGGTTATCTATGGTTATACGCTTGAGCTTATGCAAAATGGAAACGAACCGGTAGACCAAGCAGCAGGGATGCTCGGACCCGATACAGATAACAACTGGGGATTTGATGGTGTTATCTATCTCAATGCCTATCTTACAAAAAAATTCAAAGACCAAATGGCTCCGAAACCTGATGACCAAGTTTTGCTTTTATCTCGCGCCAAACGAACACTTGCAAGACTATATGGCTCAGGAAAGGCTTCTAAAGGTAAACCAGGTCCTATTGTAGAAATGACTCGCGAGTTGTATGACGAATACAACGCCATACTTGAAGCGATGGGAGGCGAGAAGTAA